A region of uncultured Desulfobacter sp. DNA encodes the following proteins:
- a CDS encoding DUF4160 domain-containing protein, producing MPTILQILGWRLFFYANEGNEPIHIHCRKGGMECKYWLDSEKFEISETYAYNMNNKSRREIRKIIYHHFEYLEDAWNEFQMRR from the coding sequence ATGCCGACAATTCTTCAGATTTTAGGTTGGCGTTTATTCTTCTATGCCAATGAGGGCAATGAACCCATACATATTCACTGTAGAAAGGGTGGGATGGAGTGCAAATACTGGCTGGATAGTGAAAAATTTGAGATTTCAGAAACATACGCGTATAATATGAATAATAAATCCCGACGGGAGATTAGAAAAATCATTTATCATCATTTCGAATACCTTGAAGATGCGTGGAATGAGTTTCAAATGAGGAGATAA
- a CDS encoding DUF2442 domain-containing protein, translating to MDLYHNICEVRFEGNQFILKVDGKVMSFYLETISSALHNASKIERETFEISPSGYGIHWPLIDEDISIDGLLGIVHSPELTF from the coding sequence ATGGATTTATATCATAATATCTGTGAGGTTCGTTTTGAAGGAAATCAATTTATTCTTAAAGTTGACGGCAAGGTAATGAGTTTTTATTTAGAAACGATATCCTCTGCTTTGCACAATGCATCAAAAATCGAGAGAGAGACATTTGAGATTTCTCCCTCCGGTTATGGTATTCACTGGCCTTTGATTGATGAAGATATCAGTATCGACGGACTCCTTGGTATTGTTCATTCTCCAGAATTGACCTTTTAA
- the vapB gene encoding type II toxin-antitoxin system VapB family antitoxin encodes METAKIFKNVNYQAVRLPKAYQFDVSEVQIFRRGDEIVLKPKPKNLSEAFKLLTEMSDDFMIDGRCQPSVQNREPL; translated from the coding sequence ATGGAAACCGCAAAAATATTTAAAAACGTCAATTATCAAGCTGTGAGACTGCCGAAAGCATATCAATTCGATGTATCGGAGGTGCAGATTTTTCGCAGAGGGGATGAGATCGTTTTAAAACCTAAGCCGAAAAATCTATCAGAAGCTTTTAAATTACTGACCGAAATGTCGGATGACTTTATGATAGATGGGCGATGTCAGCCTTCTGTTCAGAACAGAGAACCTTTATGA
- a CDS encoding CpsB/CapC family capsule biosynthesis tyrosine phosphatase, whose protein sequence is MIDIHCHILPGLDDGPSTMDKAVAMALAAVSSGTTRIVATPHFKNGVFEVSPEMVKASVAVFTGVLEENKIALEVLPGAEIRISPDTCSHLDQGELLPLGASRYYLFELPDIFIKDGIITVLRQLRQREVIPVIAHPERNRTIQRHPEMIPEFIFENALLQITGKSMTGENGKHSFKIARDMVKEGLAHFVASDGHSIRRRPPCLDDVVKVVEKIGGRKAVRAIFEENPAKIVADGQV, encoded by the coding sequence ATGATTGATATTCACTGCCATATACTGCCGGGTCTTGATGACGGGCCTTCCACAATGGACAAAGCTGTTGCCATGGCCCTGGCTGCTGTAAGTTCCGGCACCACCCGGATTGTTGCCACCCCCCATTTTAAAAACGGGGTGTTTGAGGTGAGTCCGGAAATGGTAAAGGCCTCGGTCGCTGTGTTTACCGGGGTACTTGAAGAAAACAAGATTGCCCTTGAAGTATTGCCGGGGGCGGAAATTCGTATATCACCGGACACCTGTTCTCATCTGGACCAGGGGGAGCTCCTGCCCTTGGGGGCTTCCAGGTATTATCTTTTTGAACTGCCGGATATCTTTATTAAAGATGGGATCATCACGGTGCTGCGCCAGTTGCGGCAGCGGGAAGTTATCCCGGTGATTGCCCATCCCGAACGTAACCGGACCATTCAGCGGCATCCGGAAATGATTCCGGAGTTTATTTTTGAAAATGCCTTGCTTCAGATCACAGGAAAAAGTATGACTGGCGAAAATGGAAAGCACAGCTTTAAGATTGCCCGGGATATGGTTAAAGAGGGGCTGGCACATTTTGTGGCGTCTGACGGGCATAGTATTCGGCGCCGGCCCCCTTGTCTTGACGATGTTGTAAAGGTTGTGGAAAAAATTGGCGGGAGAAAGGCGGTCAGAGCTATTTTCGAAGAGAATCCTGCAAAAATAGTGGCTGATGGACAGGTTTGA
- a CDS encoding outer membrane beta-barrel protein — protein MIRDARWIFTAVFLIFSAWTGAGLAGERFLIKPMIETDYRVDSNFYSDNSDERTVSTLTITPGLEFGFETEKSQIKALGAFNFNFYDDLDDVPAGTADADELNYTGYNLEISGKTMLFTRITTGLEDRLTKTRDPEERDELGNFIDTEEYLLNRFRPWVKYQISSRISAGIEVNTTSIDYTEGSKWDVDSFLFEGKGRLYYEISKFITVDFEYLMGDMEYEINKLGYTSRKYGLNIAGQYKYFKLDAGAGYHEREFDQAGEDDISTPYWHLSIKGQNPTVLGRDEKPKSYMSLNFTQDFNSTGYNNEYYRADRVTLVLGHLFMEKIDARFKGYYQKSDYTNSWIEDREDDSYFLSVMLSYFLNRRFTLAVESGMESRDSSYDDYDYDNSFVLFKLTFNYDLGSS, from the coding sequence ATGATACGTGATGCACGATGGATTTTTACGGCAGTTTTTTTGATTTTTTCAGCATGGACAGGGGCTGGGTTGGCCGGAGAGAGATTTCTGATAAAGCCCATGATAGAGACGGATTACCGGGTTGACTCTAATTTTTATAGTGACAATAGCGATGAACGCACCGTCAGTACCCTGACCATCACTCCCGGACTTGAGTTTGGGTTTGAAACAGAAAAAAGCCAGATTAAAGCCCTGGGCGCATTTAATTTCAATTTTTATGATGACCTGGATGATGTACCGGCCGGGACAGCAGATGCCGATGAATTAAATTATACCGGTTACAATTTAGAGATTTCCGGAAAAACCATGCTGTTTACCCGGATCACAACCGGACTGGAAGACCGTCTGACCAAGACAAGAGATCCCGAGGAACGGGACGAGCTCGGCAATTTTATTGATACGGAAGAGTATCTCTTGAACCGGTTCCGCCCCTGGGTTAAGTACCAGATCTCCTCCCGGATTTCTGCGGGTATAGAAGTAAATACCACCAGCATTGATTATACCGAAGGTTCGAAATGGGATGTGGACTCGTTTTTGTTTGAGGGCAAGGGACGGCTTTACTACGAGATCAGTAAATTCATCACAGTGGATTTCGAATATCTTATGGGTGATATGGAGTATGAGATAAACAAATTGGGTTACACCTCAAGAAAGTATGGGCTGAACATTGCCGGCCAGTACAAGTATTTTAAACTGGACGCGGGCGCAGGATATCATGAACGCGAATTTGACCAGGCCGGGGAAGATGACATAAGTACCCCTTACTGGCACCTCTCCATCAAGGGTCAGAATCCCACGGTGCTGGGCAGGGATGAAAAGCCCAAAAGCTACATGTCCCTGAATTTCACCCAGGATTTCAACTCTACCGGATACAATAATGAGTATTACCGGGCAGACCGGGTGACCCTGGTCCTTGGACATCTGTTCATGGAAAAGATAGATGCCCGATTCAAAGGGTATTACCAGAAAAGTGATTATACAAACAGCTGGATAGAAGATCGTGAGGATGATTCGTATTTCCTCTCTGTGATGCTTTCCTATTTTCTGAACCGGCGGTTTACATTGGCAGTGGAATCAGGTATGGAATCCCGGGATTCTTCCTATGACGATTATGATTATGATAACAGTTTTGTGCTGTTTAAATTGACCTTTAACTACGATTTGGGAAGCAGTTAG
- a CDS encoding polysaccharide biosynthesis/export family protein yields MKRVLLMMFLVSLVTAGPGLCQTDTYLIGPRDVLTVAIYAGGVEQETVVVTVSEHGKINVPFLGSVNARGLSLTELETAIQSTLERDYFVDPQVNVQVKEYHSIRFFISGAVKKPGEYEMRSDTNFLELIARAEGLLPDRGSIAYVLRETRGVTTEDDVKKAINNNSTIKVDLTRLLDEGDMSHNISLVPGDIVYIPRADNLNQSVYKIYVEGEVKKPGVYDYQPGMTAMAACVMAGGFDKYAAISRVKIVRNENGKQEIIKVNLEKVQDGKIPDIPVKPGDHIHIPETWL; encoded by the coding sequence ATGAAACGAGTATTGTTAATGATGTTTTTAGTCTCTCTGGTGACGGCAGGTCCAGGCTTATGCCAGACAGATACCTATCTCATAGGCCCCAGGGATGTACTCACCGTTGCCATCTATGCCGGTGGTGTGGAGCAGGAAACTGTGGTGGTCACCGTGTCCGAGCACGGCAAAATCAATGTGCCGTTTCTCGGATCAGTCAACGCCCGGGGATTGTCCCTGACTGAACTGGAAACCGCCATCCAGAGCACCCTTGAACGGGACTATTTTGTCGATCCCCAGGTGAATGTCCAGGTCAAAGAGTACCACAGCATTCGTTTTTTCATCTCCGGTGCGGTGAAAAAGCCGGGCGAATACGAAATGAGATCCGACACCAACTTCCTTGAGCTGATCGCCCGGGCCGAGGGGTTGCTCCCGGACCGGGGGTCCATTGCCTATGTGCTGCGGGAAACCCGTGGTGTCACCACGGAAGATGATGTTAAAAAAGCCATTAACAATAATTCCACCATTAAGGTGGATTTAACCCGGCTGCTGGATGAGGGTGACATGTCCCATAATATCAGCCTTGTTCCCGGGGATATCGTCTATATCCCAAGGGCTGACAATCTGAACCAGTCCGTATACAAAATCTATGTGGAAGGTGAGGTTAAAAAACCCGGTGTCTATGATTACCAGCCCGGGATGACAGCCATGGCGGCCTGTGTCATGGCCGGTGGATTTGATAAGTATGCCGCCATATCACGGGTCAAAATAGTAAGAAACGAAAACGGGAAACAGGAGATCATCAAGGTGAATCTGGAAAAGGTGCAGGACGGCAAGATTCCGGATATCCCTGTAAAACCCGGGGACCACATTCATATTCCTGAAACCTGGCTTTAA
- a CDS encoding GumC family protein, whose translation MTSETPEHSEEQEIHLSDYLNVVLDHKKLILYFLLATVVVTAIFTFSTTPVYQAASKLVIGVSREISPLSGNAYSMDSFYAEEKNFNTHFKLITSKPVLKMVAQAVDLSPDTDLESTNPLVRYLSRVKDNIKLVKTAVKDFIKKLMPSPEISPELSSELEVQDTVYRQLLSRITVNPVEETRIMEIVVEDTDPLRARDIANAVAQKYIEFDLSTKLQSSTTKLNWMTDELYGVKKKLEDAEKEFIDYKQSEKMFSMEGKQNLINQKIASFNQKYLDISNRKLELDSKLRGLREAMGNSANIMQIKSLVDDPIISSLYATLTTLEIEKEHLLKVYKPKHPKIVEVESKIDNTRSKLGTELEKKMAAMKQERDILENQEQEIKKQIARFENEAMQTSEKEMAYNIYQRNVNTSQQLYDILLSQVKESNILKNADASNLTIVETADLPEEPVKPNKKRNFLLSIVLGVFGGVGLAFFLEYLDQTIRNEEDAERFLGYPVIAVVPDASLKSASCGGYK comes from the coding sequence ATGACATCTGAGACCCCAGAACATTCCGAAGAACAAGAGATCCATCTGTCCGACTACCTGAATGTGGTGCTGGACCACAAAAAACTGATCCTGTACTTTTTACTGGCAACCGTGGTTGTCACAGCAATTTTTACCTTCAGTACCACACCCGTTTACCAGGCTGCATCCAAGCTGGTCATCGGGGTGAGCCGGGAGATATCTCCGCTTTCGGGGAATGCCTATTCCATGGACAGTTTCTATGCTGAAGAGAAAAATTTTAACACCCATTTCAAACTGATCACTTCAAAGCCGGTACTCAAAATGGTGGCACAGGCGGTGGATTTAAGCCCGGACACAGATCTGGAATCCACAAATCCCCTGGTCCGGTATCTGTCCCGAGTCAAGGACAATATCAAGCTGGTCAAAACCGCGGTTAAGGATTTTATAAAAAAACTTATGCCGTCCCCGGAGATTTCGCCGGAACTCAGCAGTGAGTTGGAGGTCCAGGATACGGTTTATCGGCAGCTTTTGTCCAGGATCACGGTCAATCCGGTGGAAGAGACCCGGATTATGGAGATTGTGGTGGAAGACACCGATCCCCTTCGAGCCAGGGACATTGCCAACGCCGTGGCCCAAAAGTACATTGAGTTTGATCTCTCCACCAAGCTGCAATCATCTACCACCAAGCTGAATTGGATGACCGATGAGCTTTACGGGGTAAAAAAGAAGCTGGAAGATGCTGAAAAAGAGTTTATTGATTACAAGCAGTCGGAAAAGATGTTTTCCATGGAAGGCAAACAGAATCTGATCAACCAGAAAATAGCCTCTTTTAACCAGAAGTATTTGGATATCAGCAACAGAAAGCTGGAGTTGGACAGCAAGCTGCGGGGCCTGCGGGAGGCCATGGGCAACAGTGCCAATATCATGCAGATAAAATCTTTGGTGGATGATCCAATCATCAGCAGTCTGTACGCCACATTAACTACCCTTGAAATTGAAAAAGAGCATCTATTAAAGGTATACAAACCTAAACATCCTAAAATTGTTGAGGTTGAATCCAAGATTGACAACACCAGGAGCAAGCTTGGTACTGAGCTGGAAAAAAAGATGGCAGCCATGAAGCAGGAACGCGATATTCTGGAAAACCAGGAACAGGAAATTAAGAAACAGATTGCCCGGTTTGAGAACGAGGCCATGCAGACCAGTGAAAAGGAGATGGCCTACAATATCTATCAGCGCAATGTCAATACCAGCCAGCAGCTGTATGATATCTTGCTGTCCCAGGTGAAAGAGTCCAATATTCTTAAAAACGCGGATGCGTCCAACCTGACCATTGTGGAGACTGCAGACCTGCCTGAAGAACCGGTGAAACCCAACAAGAAACGAAATTTTTTGCTCAGTATTGTGCTCGGCGTTTTTGGCGGGGTAGGCTTGGCATTCTTCCTTGAATACCTTGACCAGACTATTAGAAATGAAGAGGATGCGGAACGGTTTCTGGGGTATCCTGTGATTGCTGTTGTGCCGGATGCAAGTCTGAAAAGCGCCTCATGCGGAGGATATAAATAG
- a CDS encoding polysaccharide biosynthesis tyrosine autokinase, with product MFKLNLKKTSNEEVNTLLDQYPAKSGYAESYRTMRTNLQFTSMDRDLKVICVTSATEQEGKTNTAANLAYTIAQTGRRVLMVDCDLRKPGLTQRFGKKEESGLSELVSNQLSTLIAEGSTATIKLSDLVKLNNLQKRTGVLAVEDDENSVELSFYDGSLTDVYWKNRPDSKKLASSLVAANLLTKEQAQMAIGHQRRSVQKLGTILTTMGMITMADLKKHLAMHIVESFKTAASIYNGRFKFTPMHASQIDTTIEHDVNFEKMFQEFLDESHQFPYLAEMIESVVLPTGVENLYIVPSGKIPPNPAEMVSSGKMAFALDHLSKVYDFVIIDTPPVLPASDALVLSPETDGVLLVVKANQVNRKYIKDAVKQLESVGARILGVVLNQVDVRRDSYYRKYSKYYTSYYGEDAEE from the coding sequence ATGTTCAAACTGAATCTGAAAAAAACGAGCAATGAGGAAGTCAACACCCTGCTGGACCAGTATCCTGCCAAGTCCGGGTACGCGGAATCCTACAGGACCATGCGTACCAACCTTCAGTTTACCTCCATGGACAGGGATCTGAAGGTTATCTGTGTGACCAGCGCCACGGAGCAGGAGGGTAAAACCAATACAGCTGCAAATCTGGCTTATACCATAGCCCAGACCGGCCGGCGTGTTCTGATGGTGGATTGTGATCTGAGAAAACCCGGTTTGACCCAGCGGTTTGGTAAAAAAGAAGAGTCCGGGCTTTCCGAGCTGGTGTCGAACCAACTGAGCACTTTAATCGCTGAGGGGTCCACTGCAACGATCAAACTCAGTGACCTGGTTAAGCTGAACAATCTGCAGAAACGCACCGGGGTGCTTGCCGTTGAAGATGATGAAAATTCGGTGGAGTTAAGCTTTTACGACGGCAGCCTCACGGATGTATACTGGAAAAACCGGCCGGACAGCAAGAAGCTTGCTTCCTCCCTGGTGGCAGCCAATCTTCTGACAAAAGAGCAGGCCCAGATGGCCATCGGCCACCAGCGGCGCTCGGTGCAGAAGCTAGGGACCATTCTGACCACCATGGGCATGATTACCATGGCGGATCTGAAAAAACATCTGGCCATGCATATTGTGGAGTCGTTTAAAACAGCGGCATCCATTTACAATGGCCGGTTTAAGTTTACCCCAATGCATGCAAGCCAGATTGATACCACCATTGAACATGATGTCAATTTTGAAAAAATGTTCCAGGAATTTCTGGATGAAAGCCACCAGTTTCCTTATCTGGCAGAGATGATTGAGTCTGTGGTTCTCCCAACAGGGGTTGAGAATTTATATATTGTGCCGTCCGGAAAAATTCCGCCCAACCCGGCGGAGATGGTCAGTTCGGGAAAAATGGCATTTGCGTTGGATCATCTTTCAAAAGTATATGATTTTGTCATAATTGACACGCCGCCGGTGCTGCCGGCTAGTGATGCCCTGGTGCTGTCGCCGGAAACGGACGGGGTGCTGCTGGTTGTCAAGGCCAACCAGGTGAACAGGAAATATATCAAGGACGCTGTCAAGCAGCTTGAATCTGTGGGAGCAAGAATTCTTGGTGTCGTTTTGAACCAGGTGGATGTGAGACGGGACAGTTACTACAGGAAGTACAGTAAATATTATACATCGTATTATGGAGAAGATGCCGAGGAGTGA
- a CDS encoding ABC transporter permease gives MKENITDFKITIRPDTPAGSIIKDVWQYRHLFYFLAWRDILVRYKQTLAGVAWSVVKPLATMIVFTIVFGKLADLPSGKVPYGVMVLAALLPWQFFTNVLSSSGNSLVSNASLVSKVYFPRVIIPVTSVVVALVDFLVAFVLLIGMMLAFGVWPGMAILLLPGFMGIAVLFSLGTGLFVAALNVKYRDFMHLMPFFLQFGLYLSPVGYSSGIVPGHWRFFYSLNPMVGVIDGFRWVLLGQDALVYWPGVFISMVLSLVIFIFGLKFFIRNERDFADVI, from the coding sequence GTGAAAGAGAATATAACCGATTTTAAAATTACCATCCGGCCGGATACTCCGGCCGGGTCCATTATAAAAGATGTCTGGCAATACAGACATCTTTTTTATTTTCTGGCCTGGCGGGATATTCTGGTCCGGTATAAGCAGACCCTGGCCGGGGTGGCCTGGAGTGTGGTGAAGCCCTTAGCCACCATGATAGTATTCACTATTGTGTTCGGCAAACTGGCGGATTTGCCCTCGGGTAAGGTACCCTATGGTGTTATGGTCCTGGCTGCCCTTTTGCCCTGGCAGTTTTTCACCAATGTTCTTTCCAGTTCTGGCAATTCCCTGGTGTCAAATGCTTCCCTGGTGTCCAAGGTCTATTTTCCCAGGGTGATTATTCCTGTGACCTCCGTGGTGGTGGCCCTTGTTGATTTTCTTGTCGCCTTTGTCCTGCTTATTGGGATGATGCTGGCTTTCGGGGTGTGGCCGGGTATGGCCATTCTTCTTTTGCCTGGGTTCATGGGGATTGCCGTACTTTTTTCCCTTGGGACTGGGTTGTTTGTGGCGGCGTTAAATGTGAAATACCGGGATTTTATGCATCTGATGCCCTTTTTTCTCCAGTTCGGACTTTATTTGTCCCCTGTGGGGTATTCCAGTGGTATTGTGCCGGGGCACTGGCGTTTTTTTTACAGCCTGAATCCCATGGTCGGGGTGATTGACGGGTTCCGGTGGGTGCTTCTGGGGCAGGATGCTTTGGTTTACTGGCCGGGGGTTTTTATTTCAATGGTGTTGTCCCTGGTGATATTTATTTTCGGGCTTAAATTTTTTATTCGGAATGAACGGGATTTTGCTGATGTGATATAG
- a CDS encoding four helix bundle protein, with translation MTLSHEKLDVYRLSIEYIVWVFTKVDNLSGIHRPARDQWIRASQSIPLNIAEGNGKTTQSDRRRFFEIARGSALECAAIQDVLVVGKALDLEESRKWKVNLDRIAVMLSKLGGRGYLGCEK, from the coding sequence ATGACTTTATCCCACGAAAAGTTAGACGTCTACCGCCTTTCAATTGAATATATTGTATGGGTTTTTACAAAAGTGGATAACCTTTCAGGTATTCACAGGCCCGCAAGAGACCAATGGATCCGGGCAAGTCAGTCGATACCTTTAAATATTGCTGAAGGCAATGGAAAAACAACTCAATCCGATAGACGCCGTTTTTTTGAAATAGCTCGAGGCTCTGCACTTGAATGCGCAGCAATTCAGGATGTTTTAGTTGTGGGAAAAGCATTGGATTTGGAAGAAAGCCGTAAATGGAAAGTCAATCTCGACCGGATAGCTGTTATGCTTAGCAAATTGGGTGGGCGCGGTTATTTAGGTTGTGAAAAGTAG
- a CDS encoding ABC transporter ATP-binding protein, with protein sequence MTNIINVENLGKKYHLHQGGLFTNSSIKESFSIYAGRLRHALQRHPPTKQEKNVPQKPESFWALKDLSFQVARGERLGLIGRNGAGKSTLLKILSRITWPTTGLVQIRGRVSSLLEVGTGFHPELTGRENIYLNGAVLGMTRAEIRRKFDEIVGFAEVEQFLDTPAKRYSSGMYLRLAFAVAAHLEPDILLVDEVLAVGDASFRKKCLGKMKDVGKEGRTIIMVSHSMAAIENLCTRVLVLDKGQKMMDGDPAGMIQGYLNAFGGQDKDLSLGQWENRRGSGLIRINSFTVLDCEHQPVNTLISGREYIFRFGYKAGIDRAKSIDFSFTVSDMAGRVLFRNRTLESGIDLPDTISSTGALDCRIPRLGLTRGRYAFGFLLIVDGVESDHLPGEQGLYFDVMDGDFFGTSQVSDFAPVIMDHTWTIRSEEC encoded by the coding sequence ATGACCAATATCATTAATGTCGAAAATCTTGGCAAGAAATACCACTTGCACCAGGGCGGCCTTTTTACCAATTCTTCCATAAAAGAGTCTTTTTCGATATATGCGGGACGGTTAAGGCATGCTTTGCAACGTCATCCTCCTACAAAACAGGAAAAGAACGTACCACAAAAACCTGAAAGCTTCTGGGCATTGAAAGATCTGTCGTTTCAAGTCGCCCGGGGCGAACGCTTGGGCCTGATCGGCAGAAACGGGGCAGGAAAGTCCACACTTTTAAAAATATTGAGTCGCATTACCTGGCCAACCACAGGACTGGTGCAAATCCGTGGAAGGGTGTCAAGCCTGCTTGAGGTGGGCACAGGATTTCATCCGGAACTCACCGGCCGGGAAAATATTTATTTGAATGGGGCGGTCCTGGGCATGACCCGGGCGGAAATCCGTCGAAAATTTGATGAGATCGTCGGGTTTGCGGAAGTTGAACAATTTCTGGATACGCCGGCCAAGCGCTACTCAAGCGGGATGTATCTTCGGTTGGCCTTTGCCGTGGCTGCCCATCTTGAGCCGGACATTCTGCTGGTGGATGAGGTGCTGGCGGTGGGGGATGCATCGTTCCGGAAAAAATGCCTTGGCAAGATGAAGGATGTTGGTAAGGAGGGCAGAACCATTATCATGGTAAGCCATTCCATGGCCGCCATAGAAAATTTATGCACCCGGGTGCTTGTTCTGGATAAAGGACAAAAGATGATGGACGGCGATCCTGCCGGGATGATCCAGGGCTACCTGAACGCGTTTGGCGGCCAGGACAAAGACTTGTCCCTTGGACAATGGGAGAACCGTCGGGGTTCGGGTCTGATCCGGATTAACTCTTTTACTGTTCTGGATTGCGAACACCAGCCGGTGAACACCCTTATTTCAGGCAGGGAATACATTTTCCGGTTTGGATACAAAGCCGGGATTGACAGGGCAAAATCCATTGATTTCTCCTTTACGGTCAGTGATATGGCCGGGCGCGTGCTTTTCAGGAACCGCACCCTGGAAAGTGGAATTGACCTTCCGGACACGATCTCTTCCACAGGCGCTCTGGATTGCAGAATCCCGCGTCTTGGTTTGACCCGGGGGCGGTATGCATTTGGATTTTTATTAATTGTGGATGGTGTGGAATCTGATCATCTGCCTGGTGAACAGGGGTTGTATTTTGATGTCATGGACGGCGATTTTTTCGGGACATCCCAGGTGTCAGATTTTGCACCGGTGATTATGGATCATACATGGACCATTCGCAGTGAAGAGTGCTAA
- the ttdB gene encoding L(+)-tartrate dehydratase subunit beta — protein MSTKTLTTPIKNEDLEDLAIGDVIFLDGYLITSRDDVHHRHIHQGKDLPVDLAGKAIFHAGPIMQERKDQPGKYDVISIGPTTSMRMEKLQKEFLEATGVKLVVGKGGMGPKTAEGCKAYKAVHTVFPGGCAVLAASRVEEVESVEWLDLGMPEAMWVMRVKQFGPLIVSIDTKGNNLFEKNKAMFNEKKEKVVAEIIKHVDYLD, from the coding sequence ATGAGCACAAAAACCCTGACAACACCCATAAAAAACGAAGATCTTGAAGACCTGGCCATTGGAGATGTCATATTCCTCGACGGTTATCTGATCACCAGCCGGGATGATGTTCATCACCGCCATATTCACCAGGGAAAGGATCTGCCCGTTGACCTTGCCGGCAAAGCCATTTTCCATGCCGGTCCCATCATGCAGGAGAGAAAGGATCAACCCGGCAAGTACGATGTGATCTCCATCGGACCCACAACCAGTATGCGCATGGAAAAACTTCAAAAGGAATTCTTGGAAGCCACAGGCGTTAAACTGGTTGTCGGCAAAGGCGGCATGGGGCCGAAAACCGCCGAAGGCTGCAAAGCGTATAAAGCGGTTCATACGGTATTTCCCGGCGGATGTGCCGTTCTGGCCGCAAGCCGGGTGGAAGAGGTGGAATCCGTTGAATGGCTGGACTTAGGCATGCCCGAAGCCATGTGGGTGATGCGTGTTAAGCAGTTTGGTCCCCTGATTGTTTCCATAGATACAAAAGGAAACAATCTTTTCGAGAAAAATAAAGCCATGTTTAATGAAAAGAAAGAAAAAGTTGTGGCAGAAATCATTAAACATGTTGATTATCTTGATTAG
- the ttdA gene encoding L(+)-tartrate dehydratase subunit alpha, with the protein MDLNTQRQHFIDVMAKFTGYAGKHLPDDVIAKLEELREQENTPMAKLIYDAMFDDLDMAHKLDRPACQDTGVIQYFVQVGSKFPMIDEIESCLVEAVKKATIESPLRHNCVEIFDEKNTGNNVGTRIPWIDWEVVPNNDEVKIYMYMAGGGCSLPGTAKVLMPLEGYDGAVKFIFDQITSYGINACPPLLVGIGIAGSVEVAAKLSKKALLRPVGTQNSNARGAELEKMIEKGLNDIQIGPGGLTGKNSVMGVNIEQAGRHPATIAVGLSTGCWAHRRALIKFDSNLEYEVISHKGAAL; encoded by the coding sequence ATGGATCTAAACACACAACGCCAACATTTCATTGATGTCATGGCCAAGTTCACAGGCTATGCAGGCAAGCATCTCCCCGATGATGTCATTGCCAAACTTGAAGAACTCAGGGAACAGGAAAATACCCCCATGGCAAAACTGATTTATGACGCCATGTTTGATGACCTTGATATGGCCCACAAGCTTGACAGGCCTGCCTGTCAGGATACAGGTGTCATTCAGTATTTTGTGCAGGTGGGTTCAAAATTTCCCATGATTGACGAGATTGAAAGCTGCCTGGTTGAAGCGGTGAAAAAAGCCACCATAGAATCTCCGTTACGGCATAATTGCGTGGAAATATTTGATGAAAAGAATACCGGCAATAATGTCGGCACAAGAATTCCCTGGATCGACTGGGAGGTTGTTCCCAATAATGACGAGGTAAAAATCTATATGTACATGGCGGGCGGCGGATGCAGCCTTCCCGGAACCGCAAAGGTCCTGATGCCCCTTGAAGGGTATGATGGCGCGGTCAAATTTATCTTTGACCAGATCACCTCATACGGAATCAACGCCTGTCCTCCGCTTTTGGTGGGCATTGGCATTGCCGGATCAGTGGAAGTGGCTGCCAAACTTTCCAAAAAAGCCCTGCTTCGCCCCGTCGGAACACAGAACAGCAATGCGCGGGGTGCAGAACTGGAAAAGATGATTGAAAAAGGACTCAATGATATCCAGATCGGCCCCGGCGGTCTGACAGGCAAAAATTCGGTCATGGGTGTCAATATTGAGCAGGCAGGACGCCATCCGGCCACCATCGCCGTTGGTCTGTCCACCGGATGCTGGGCCCACAGAAGAGCCCTGATCAAATTTGATTCCAACCTGGAATATGAAGTGATTTCACATAAAGGAGCCGCACTATGA